The Raphanus sativus cultivar WK10039 chromosome 6, ASM80110v3, whole genome shotgun sequence sequence AGgtctctaatttttttataaatatctctcttttcttttgtattgtttttcttAAAGGGTGACTTTTACAACTATTTttcttccttttattttttctctttaaacattttattttcttttttccttcaTAACTAAATCTTTTATATAAGTTTGTAATAATTTtactaaaacttaaaaattgaataattaataatttttttttcttgttcattTGAGATCTATATTTTACTActtttataatcatatatttaatttttcaataatagtataatttatattttaaataaaatagttaaattattactcaaaacttttacaattttaattacCAGTTTGATGTTAATAAAacttaaactaaaattaaaatccttaccaatgCCTTAAATTGCACAAACACaagaaaacaatttatatgcACTTAAAATGATCAGGCAAAAGAAAACCCATGCGCAGTGACGATAACAATTTTCGACGTTTATATGCTACCATCCGTTTAAATGGCAAAAAAACATGGTTTTCTTCCTTTACGAGTTGATACTAGGTACTTTTACGAGGCGATTGGCTTTGGATCAATTAACTATGCAACGActataattaattgtatatcGGGAAAGACTGGTTTGACCAtccttttgaaaattttccctATTTTAAGTACTCCCATCTAGGcttgggcacggatcggatattcgggtttttgaaggtatttgtgatttgcttcgaatgttacggatatctgatttttcgatttgctttgcttcggaaaaatacggatattcggaaaaacggatatccggaaaataaatagatatttgcggatattcgcggatacttacggatctctcatttgttttgattaatacaaataatcttaaaaatttgatacaaatttgttttgtaaaatatattttttgcatgatataaaagataaaaattaaaaaaagcaatgaatcttcatattttgtaaatttttaaacttagttaaaattataataacacaaaaattaaaaaaaaattataattatcgtaaatattttctcttccttttatgtaatacttttatataagtaataatatgaatagaatctatcaaataatatattagaataataattatataattttatacatttaaaactttaaatataatcaaaatatacatgtatttatatattgacggatcggatcggatattcgcttcccaaaattttaatatttgtgatttgcttcgattttgacggatattgaattttagtatttgctttgcttcgaaagcttacggatattcggaattttcgaatcgaatagcaacggataacgaatcgaatcaaatttaacggataaaatgcccagccctactCCCATCGACACTTTCCACTTTCATTCAcacacaaatttaaaatttctcatAGTCATCTAACCAAGAATTCAGTAATGGGAGGAAAAGGTGGTAGCGGTGGTGGAGGGAAgggtggtggcggtggtggtggaggagggaAAGGTGGTGGAGGCAGTGGAGGAGGTAGGAACGGTGGTGGTAGCGGTGGGGGAGGAGGGAAAAGCGGTGGCGGAAGTGGTGGAGGCTACATTGTGGCTCCGGGGAGCAATGGATCTTCTTACATTTCAAGGGATAACTTTGAAAGTGATCCTAAAAGCTACTTTGGTAGTCTGCATGGCAGTGGACAGGGTAGCAAGTGACTTTGGTCTGTTTATTTCTCTATTTCTGCATTTAAGGTGGTTATTATCACCGAATAAATTATCTAATGATCAAATAAAATGAGATTTTCTATTTATATGATTCATAGCTTTCTCGAATATCAGTATCAATGGtactaattaaattaatataattaacaaaCTCAAAGTAGAATCAATCGATACATATATTGCTTGTCTGATGCAATAATTTCATTAAGGGACTCTTAAAATCTGAATATTCTTCTGGTGGCTTTTTGAGAGTCTTTTGAAACAAGATAGTACAcggaaatagtttttttttcctggtCTTCACTTAAAAATTACAAGATCCAGAAGAAGGCGTTTCATTATCATATCCTGGCAAGAAAATGGAAAATGAGAGAGATTGAATGTATAAATAATGCAAGTGAGAAATGTcaaattacattaaacatatgtaacatttttttggaaaagaGGCACTAAATCATTcaaatatactttttatataaaagggTAGAAATTGTATTAGAAAGCATGAAATCAattacaataaaaagaaaaagtgtATATGGTATATTATGGTATTTCTACTTATAAATGTAATTTCTTACAAagacaaataattataaactttGACAAAACCatagtaaatttaataaaaataaaaattatacaaaccatAGCAATGGACAAAAATGTTAAAGCTTAGTTAAACTAATCTATATAAACAAGTGAATAAGATTTAATTCTCAATCAATTCCATTATCATCTTTCACAATTCAAAGATATTTATAACTAGCTAGCTAGAATATGGCTCAAGAAATCAATCTAGAATTGGGTTTAACTCCATATGGTCTGTGgttcataaataataatctaaccGACTGTGATTTTCGTTTAGTGGTCATTTGCTTGTACCAAACCAAAAAGTTGGAGATTCTATAGTTCCAGAGATGGACCATGTTACGATCCAAAATTTGGGATCACCGAGCGGTGTTGAAGTGAAAATTCATATTGTGGtatttgcaaaaaaaagaaaattcatattGTGGAGGAAGGGCATGAAACTGATGATTACACAGTCACGTTAACTAAATACCAATGTAAATTCATGTTTAGGAGAGGATGGATTCCTATCTTTAGAGCAAAAGGttacaaaacataattaaaaaaaaaaaggttacaaAACAGAGTAGGAAACTGAACTCATGTGGGATAAAAACTCCTGACAATTCTTGTTACATCATGTTAAGTAGTCTTGTTTTCCTTTTCAGTGAGGTAATAAATAtttgggagaattaccaattgtgactcaaaacttggagtcaaacccaaaagagtaccccaacttgggtcaaaggcaaaagtaacctaaaaggctattgaaattacaactatctccttgtgaacaaacaaaaaaaacggatttttttttacgtttctacccctcgcaagtcgtctgtttacagacgacttgaaaataagtcgtccagacgactttaagttaagtcgtctggacagttattcttaaacataatttaaaaattttgtaaaaaaatattttgataagtgaaaaattggaattatgtaattaacatatgtcttaagagatataaattaatatataacaaatttcaattgttttcagcccagatgagtgaaagtagtgagtcatgatattctttagtttatgtttcatcaacatatgttgtagtattgtatgtgttcttagggttagattttggaaagcattaaaaccgtttttgaaaatttttaaaattacctaggcgtgttcatttctgtgtatagtaaacactattgaagtataatttgattttataacgtggttagtaagttaatttagtcattttagtttaggggttcattttagggtattggacgacttaatatttagtcttctgttcccagacgactaaatattaggtcgtctgatgtacattatcagccagaataagtcgtctaaaccggaccaaaccttaaagtttaccaatgtacttttaaagctaaccggattatttacccaatatataaggtgatttttttttttttttcattttccgcgaacagaaaccctaacagttctctctcaccggcgatatcaaaggcgattcgaattcccactatttccgaacaaccatcgttctcaacgtcggctatctatctcacttcattctcaccgttgtcgccgcagcttatTCTAAcactagcgccgccgattcctctaaaccctagcgcccccgcttccactatttccgaacaaaccgtcgccctcgccaccgtgctcaccaacgttctcaccgccgcttactctaaacactagctagcaccgccgtttcttctaaaccctagcgccgccgcttcttctaaaccctagcgccgccgcttcttctctgtaaaccgtagcgccgtttctctgtaaaccctaacgccggtaagtcatcaaactcgtggaaaagatgaacataaaacgttgtctctttcaatttactcattctcaccgtttcacgtttattttttcagatctataaccacaatgacgagtactcgaactccttctgcgactaatcaggtccgcttgaaatttttctactggaagacttgtaagtaagtcgtctggaaagtcttcaacctggacgacttagtacgtccatttggaagactttccagacgacttaaatataagtcgtcaactaagtcgtccagttggacgactttctagacgacttatatttaagtcgtctactaagtcgtctggagtaacaattaaggcgtgattgatttagcttgtgttctgacttctattgttgtctttgattattttgcagacaaaaaggatggatattccagaactcccccgtaggttatacacattaggggaagagccagaaccccacaatagcatttcgtatcatacggataacacgaagttgcatactgctcttagggaagctctcactgatgctgaatttgaagagctcaaggagtcgagattgggagttttcatcaagttcaaggagcagggatttggttgggcttcaaggctggttcaccacttgctcggtttaaagctggacattaagaagaagtacgagatgtggtgtctcgttggtccagaacctgcgaggttttcactgttagagtttgaaaacatcactggtctaaactgcgactacatcgaggaccttgagacaccagaatgtgaagttaccccacagatggtttctttctgggagatgatgggagttcatcgggaagctgggccaagtactgatcagataatagcagcactgaagagatgcggggattggtccagggaagatcgcaagcgactcgcgtacctttccatcttcactggattcattgaagggaaaaagttctcaagcgctacacgagctactctcgcaaggctagtgatggatttagaaaggtttgagaattatccatgggggagagtcgcgtttaaggtgctgatggactctttgtggaacaaagatattactggctgttacaccgtggatggctttatacaagttcttcaggtctgggcgtacacagctattccgggattgggtgctagtattggtctacccagagcaaacagtccgtctccaccgattctggcttacgacggcagcagaggccgcagattcatgaaagctgctatcttgagtcaggtacctttccatcttcacttaattaagtcgtctggaaggtcttccagctggacgacttagtagacgacttattataagtcgtctggaaggtcttccagctggacgacttagtagacgacttattataagtcgtctggaaggtcttccagctggacgacttagtagacgacttattataagtcgtctggaaggtcttccagctggacgacttagtagacgacttattataagtcgtctggaaggtcgtccagctggacgacttagtagacgacttataataagtcgtctggaaggtcgtccagctggacgacttagttgacgacttataattaagtcgtctatttagtattttgtttcaaatatctaactcgattcttcttctatttactgcagacccgcgtgatcaactttgttgagaaggacattagtgaaatgtggccaaaatgggactctgaggttgatgacgtgccgcgagacatcattaaagtcatgtatgatcggagaccgtggaagtggaccatggattgctgggaagtcactggtacaaaacccaagtttgtgactccatcgaaaagagccaaagagatggttgtggaggaggtggaggaagacaatcagagacctcggaagaaagctcgtaaagaggctcctaaagaggctcctaaagaggctagagaagaggctcctacagaggctacagaagaggctacagaagaggctagagaagaggctagttgggtgaccagagaggagttagaaaacatgttcaaggacttaagaagtggcttaggtgacatgatgaaagatgggtttaagaagtgcatcagggagattaggaagatctccgatagattggaagctgtggagaagaaggttggtgtcaccaatcaggctacccctcaagccccagaaaccggggttagtaaaaaacaccctaccccacaagccccagaaaccggggttagtaacaaacagactactcctcaaaaggatcagcctacacttcaaaccaatcatcctactcctcccaccagacagcctgctcctcaaaaggcaaagcctactcctcaaaaggcaaagcctactcctcaaacgaaacagcctgctcctcaaactaaacagcctgctcctcaaacgaacagcctgctcctcaaactaaacagcctgctcctcaacgaaacagcctgctcctcaaacgaaaaagccttctcctcaaaagaaacagccttctcctctgcccaaagaggttagtatcaaatctttaagtcgtctggtaacttgtctttgtatagatttgtaaaatatataagtcgtccagctggaaaaccttccagaagacttacaaataagtcgtctgaactccagcaggaaccaaatcctctcccaacttttatttaagtcgtccagggttaacttgttctcttttattgcagagattgttgccggaggatacagcagatgaggcgatctcggtatataagatcttgccggaggataaagcagatggtgtcacctccaaagagattgttcctccactgaccaaccgagcttcgcttccaacgatcaacaaccgagcttcgcttccaccgatccaagcgttccagCTTCAGaacgagcctggttgtattggaccaaacagctcccactgcttctgtgcgtgcaaggagtgaacgaacgaagaaacctgctcccacgcagatattctccttatacggcagagagaaggaaactccttagagtgggaaagtataatccatttcccacactaaacagacctagatgaaggagctcgctgattggttgaaaactgatccgtaagtgattgttttacccataatagcttgatttagtctaccaaaactgattgcttttttgtttgcagtgattatttcactaaggaagaggacaaacacgtacatcaccaacttggtggtatcaaaaactccggacatccaaagcatggctggaagacgtagtaagtcttctgcttatctttaagtcgtctggtaacttgtctttgtatagatttgtaaatatataagtcgtctggaaggttttccagctggacgacttacaaataagtcgtccagctggaaaaccttccagaagacttacaaataagtcgtctggtaacttgtctttgtatagatttgtaaatatataagtcgtctggaaggttctaacttgtattatttatatgcagcatatagatgcttggatgaatgtgctgaggcagaggtataaggagaacccacattgtttccggagcgagcgaatgtgcttcctggatcacaactttacccagtcttggagagaacagtatctggtcttcaaagcatcgtcgtctgatcacaatggtttaggaaaaatgctacctagtggggcggcgagtttgtatgacggatcaatgccttcattttgccaatcaaacaagaagtggggggaggacattgatgatatctatgcgccactgaacttggacaacaaacattgggtggctatttggatatcgatccctaagaggcacatagtcgtctgggacagcataccttcaactaccataccagaaagatgggatgagataatggagccttttctcgagatggtcccttatctgattgtggagtgcggagaccagatgcatgggttggagcgatacacatatgagagactgctcaaagatgtacccacggccaacaaatggtgattgtggcgtgtacgctgcaaagtacattgaatgtcatgctcttgggtcccttttagccctaaagactttgctaggtccaatgcgaagactatgagggatactatggctttggctatatggacggagcttgttgatcagcatctgaaagataatgaggatggtggtatgtttgtgggcatgtatgattagatacacaaatcaatttgtatagattttttaaacttgtatagattttttaacttgtatagattttttaacttgttatagatacacaaatcaatttgtatacacaaacctatttgtatatttgaactatttgtatacacaaatctatttgtatatttgaactatttgtttacacaaatctatttgtatgtttgtgggcatgtatgatttatttgattttctaacttgtatagattttctaacttacaaataagtcgtctggaaggttttccagctggacgacttacaaataagtcgtctggaaggttttccagctgaacgatttacaaataagtcgtctggaaggttttccagctggacgacttaaaaataagtcgtctggaaggttttccagcagGACGACTTacaataaggtagtctaaaaataaaaatacactggacgcttcgtaaaaggtcgtctaaaaaaaaaatacacttgaagggatagtagaaggtagtctaaacactggacgacttaaatacactggacgacttcgtaaaaggtcgtctaaaaaaaatacacttgaagggatagtagaaggtagtctaatacactggacgacttcgtagaaggtagacgaaacactggacgacttagaaattagtcgtctggacgggtaatcaagactggacgacttatatttaggtcgtctggacaactagtcaactggttatgtacattgtggtttcgtaatggccagtttccttgcagtttgaggcatctccgtgccctgtgtttcttcctgggtttgtgtcccctcatcctagatagctccaaccaagattgccatcttgatttcttctgtctccccggaccacgctttacgtttggagggaaagcattctcgttcctcaatatgttgtgacacgataggatatatattctctgagtatcctgcatacagatgattctttgagtaaagtggacatacaagtgtgtcgatatgcacaccagcatgtgttccagctgctatagcatgagagcaaggtattttctccactccatagacaccacaacacctttacatgttccaaatcaaccgcacagtccattttgccacctttgacaaagaaacgccatccatcaattggttcgaccgtcatcgtatccgttatctctgatcgaacagcaagcaagtattcacaccccggctatgtacagttgggagactcaaagcatcttgtctccttttccaataccattttcctaacttctgccttatgaactccagcaggaacggaatcggaaatcctcttgctcgcttcagtgcggaattaatagattcagcgatgttgcttgttttttatgttgaacctgttccccttacaataaacccttgaccatagcttggcgtcggccttctccaaatacgttgcaagttccgggtttgcactctgtatctcagccatgtaccggtttaaaatcgtgaaccgtgtgcgcataagcagcccctttcaccaagtacatgagatgtttccctttaaactttttgacatgttatcttgaaggtgataataacatattcctcgggttgcccaaggaaaacCTTCTCACaccgcacttttaatggccgcgtgccggtcagagactatcacagaggcttgtcatgagatatacaactagccaatttttgtgaaaccattcccaagaaggttcatcttcaggcatccacgatcccaaaagccaatggNNNNNNNNNNNNNNNNNNNNNNNNNNNNNNNNNNNNNNNNNNNNNNNNNNNNNNNNNNNNNNNNNNNNNNNNNNNNNNNNNNNNNNNNNNNNNNNNNNNNggaagtcactggtacaaaacccaagtttgtgactccatcgaaaagagccaaagagatggttgtggaggaggtggaggaagacaatcagagaacctcggaagaaagctcgtaaagaggctctaaagaggctcctaaagagctagagaagaggctcctacagaggctacagaagagagctacagaagaggctagagaagaggctagttggtgaccagagaggagtagAAAACTGTGTTCAAGGACTTAAGAAGTGGCTTAGGTGACATGCATGAAAGATGggttaagaagtgcatcagggagattaggaagatctccgatagattggaagctgtggagaagaaggttggtgtcaccaatcaggctccctcaagccccagaaaccgggttAGTTAAAAACcccctaccccacaagccccagaaaccggggttagtaacaaacagactactcctcaaaaggatcagcctacacttcaaaccaattcatcctactcctcccaccagacagcctgctcctcaaaaaggcaaagcctactcctcaaaaggcaaagcctactcctcaaacgaaacagcctgctcctcaaactaaacagcctgctcctcaacgaaacagcctgctcctcaaactaaacagcctgctcctcaaacgaaacagcctgcttcctcaaacgaaaaaaagccttctcctcaaaagaaacagcctctCCTCTGCCCaagaggttagtatcaaatctttaagtcgtctggtaacttgtctttgtatagatttgtaaatttataagtcgtccagctggaaaaccttccagaagactacaaataagtcgtctgaactccagcaggaaccaaatcctctcccaacttttatttaagtcgtccagggttaacttgttctcttttattgcagagattgttgccggaggatacagcagatgaggcgatctcggtatataagatcttgccggaggataaagcagatggtgtcacctccaaagagattgttcctccactgaccaaccgagcttcgcttccaacgatcaacaaccgagcttcgcttccaccgatccaagcgttcagcttcagaaccgagcctggttgtattggaccaaaacagctcccactgcttctgtgcgtgcaaggagtgaacgaacgaagaaacctgctcccacgcagatatctccttatacggcagagagaaggaaactccttagagtgggaaagtataatccatttcccacactaaacagacctaagatgaaggagctcgctgattggttgaaaactgatccgtaagtgattgttttacccataatagcttgatttagtctaccaaaactgattgcttttttgtttgcagtgattatttcactaaggaagaggacaaaccacgtacatcaccaacttggtggtatcaaaaactccggacatccaaagcatggctggaagacgtagtaagtcttctgcttatctttaagtcgtctggtaacttgtctttgtatagatttgtaaatatataagtcgtctggaaggttttccagctggacgacttacaaataagtcgtccagctggaaaaccttccagaagacttacaaataagtcgtctggtaacttgtctttgtatagatttgtaaaatatataagtcgtctggaaggttctaacttgtattattttatatgcagcatatagatgcttggatgaatgtgctgaggcagaggtataaggagaacccacaatgtttccggagcgagcgaatgtgcttcctgg is a genomic window containing:
- the LOC130496589 gene encoding putative glycine-rich cell wall structural protein 1, encoding MGGKGGSGGGGKGGGGGGGGGKGGGGSGGGRNGGGSGGGGGKSGGGSGGGYIVAPGSNGSSYISRDNFESDPKSYFGSLHGSGQGSK
- the LOC130496588 gene encoding uncharacterized protein LOC130496588, giving the protein MYDRRPWKWTMDCWEVTGTKPKFVTPSKRAKEMVVEEVEEDNQRPRKKARKEAPKEAPKEAREEAPTEATEEATEEAREEASWVTREELENMFKDLRSGLGDMMKDGFKKCIREIRKISDRLEAVEKKVGVTNQATPQAPETGVSKKHPTPQAPETGVSNKQTTPQKDQPTLQTNHPTPPTRQPAPQKAKPTPQKAKPTPQTKQPAPQTKQPAPQTNSLLLKLNSLLLNETACSSNEKAFSSKETAFSSAQREIVAGGYSR